A stretch of DNA from Endozoicomonas sp. 8E:
CTGTTCCTGACTCTGTTCCTGATGATCGGTGTCTTTTTGACCAAATTGCCAGAGGGAACTTTCAGAAAATACAAGATCTTGTTCAAAAGAAGCTAATGTTTTTTACCGTCATAAAAAAACCGGGCTATTCACCCGGCTTTTTTATGGCTGACTCAATGCTCGTGACCACCGGGTCCATGTACATGACCATGATCCAGCTCTTCTTCCGTTGCGTCACGAACTTCTACCACCTCAACAGCAAAGTTCAGGTCTTCCCCTGCCAGCTGATGGTTAGCATCAATCACAACTTCATCGCCTTCGATGGCCGTAATTGTGACAATGCGTGGACCGATAGCGGTATCAGCATGGAACTGCATACCCACTTCTACGTCGTGGTCTCCGAACTGTGAACGGGGAATGGGTTGCACCAGGCTCTCATCGTATTCGCCATAGGCTTCAGCGGCTTCCACAGAGACTTCCAGCTTGTCACCCGCCGCTTTACCTTCCAGAGCACTTTCCAGACCGGCGACAATGTTACCCGCACCGTGCAGGTAGGCCAGAGGGTCATGACCTTCAGAACTGTCCAGAACTTCACCCCTGGCATTTTTCAGGGTGTAGTGGATCAGCGCGACTTTTTTGTCGGTAATGTTCATGAATTGACAATCTCTGGAATGAATGAACTGAAAGAATACCTGTCTATCCTGAAAACGGACAGTTCTTTTTTTCCCGTCAAGAACTACTGAACCCGCCTGTAATGCACCGTAGAGACTGACGACAGCTCGATCGACCTAAATGGTGGCCAGCAGAATGAAAGGGCCGTCCTAAGGGCATTAGAGAGTCAAAGCCCAAGGTTATTCAACAATTGAGTTTCAGGTTTTTGTGAATCGAAATCAGCTGAAATGATTCTCAATATAACATCAGGATGAATCTGTATGGAGCATTTTCTCTGAAGAGCTTTTTCTAAAGGCTCTTTACGCCTGTTTCAGCTCAATCAACATCATCAATCAGTTGTTTTTGTAATTCTTCATAAATCTCATCAAAATTTTCTGCAATAGAGATTAAAGGTGCTCCGTCAATGTTTAAACAAGCACTAAAGGGAACATTAAAATAAAAAGTCGCTGTATTAGTAACGACTTCTTTTGCTGCTGCCTCGGCAGGAGAACTTTGCTCTTCTAATAACGTTACAATAGATGAAGATGAAGCCCCGGAAAATAAAGGTGCACCATGATTCTCAGATGAAAAAGCCTGAGAACAGTGTGCTAGGTTGTCCTGTTGATTACCTGATTCTGTTTTATCAACCCTACGGAAAATTAAGTTTACGCGTTCATGCAAAATTTGCTCTTGGCTACTATGATCCCCCATATTAGCGGCAACTTTCCTTGGTATGTTTACAAAAATAAATCTCTGTATCAGTTGAGCAATACTGTATACGTCAGAATAATTCAGAGCAAAAGGTAAAGTGCCTGAAATTACCAATGCTGTTATTTCCATTGTGCCTTTTATTTCATCAGATTTGCCACTGCCAGAGAGAAAAGTCAGTAGTATCAATGCTTTCACGAGAAGATTCATCTCTGCAGCCCCACTGCTTGATATAAACGACATTGAGTTTAGGTATAGTCATCATGACTGCCGCTAATGCAGAGCCGCAATAATGGTTTTGCCGCACAGGGCAAACCAGAATGATCAGACGTGATGCGCAAAGGTAGCAGCCTATCGCCGGTTTGGACACTCACAAGTCATTCATGACCATTGCCTGCATTGGAGAGAATCGACAGCCAGTATGGCAAGCGCCTTTAAAGTAAACGACCATAGGTTTCTGAACCTCCGTTCGGGCATATGCAGTCCTCTGGACTGAGAGAGCTTAGCCTGCTGGACCAGAGAAGACCACTGGCCAATGAGCCAGAGCAAGGCAGGGGCAGCTGCGGTACAGGACGGCCTTAAGTCCTGCAGGCTTCAGGAGGTTCGTTAAGAACATTTCTCTACTCAGACGCCCTATTGGAAAGAACTGACTCTGCCAGCTCAAGGTGAAGCAGTGCCCTGTTTTCCCCCTCTTTGACCGCCTGTTGCAACAACTGAACCGCTCTGGCCGGGTTGGAAACCTTACCTTCAACACCGTAAAGGTTGCGTATACCGTGCTGGTAGAGTTCATCCGGTGTGGCATCGTGTAATCCTTTGTGTTTCATTCGCTTTTCCAGAGCATGAATACTCTTTTCGACCCCCGCAGCAGGATGTATGAAAATCTTCCGACCGTTTTCTATTCTGTTAGCCAGAATAGTTTTTGCTACTCTCCCTTTGACTCCCTGTCCCTGTGTAGCCATTTCCTCAAGCTGGTTCAGGGCTTTGTAGAAAGCAGAAGGTTTATGAACATGGGTCAGCAAATCACCTGCTTCAGCCAGCAACGCATAAGGCTCCCGCTCTTCACAGAGTTGCTTTTGAAGCGCTATCGCTGCAGGGTATTTTTTCCTGGCAGCAAGCGATAATCTGCGGGCCGATTCAATAATCCGATACTCTTTCTCGTCCTCGCCCATCTGATCCGGCCTGATGGCATGGAGCCAGTCTCTTAAAACGACACTTGTATAGTAATTCAGACTGGGATCTTCCGGCTTCTTCTTAAGTGCTTCTGCCAACACTTCATAAGCTTCTTTGATCAGCCCTGCCTGCGAAGCGGAGAGAGCCAGAGCTACAGGATCAATCTGTGAACGGTAGGGCTGTTTCAGCATGGCTTCGGCCAGAGGCGGAGTGACAGGCCACTGAAGGCTCCTGAATAACAGGATGCCCCGACCGGCTGTGCCCGGATACTGAAAAAGTAATCCGGCTAATGTTTTCAGATAGCTGAAGGACAGTTGATCCCCGCCCTTCGACCTCTCTATCCAGGGTTGAAGCTGCAACGCTTTCAGCAGACGCTCAGCCCGATCAGATCCGACCTGCCGACAATAGCTCTCCAGTGTTGAGAGAGCCTGCAGGTCGCCCGTATTGATCTTATGTATAAAATCTTTGTCGTCTGTTAAAACATTGCCCCAACAGACACCGGTATAATAATGCAGCAAAACCGGAAGAGAGAGCTTTTCGCCCCGAACAGCCTCTTGCGGTGCTTTCATGATCGGGATGGGGTAGCTCAATGGACCAATACCCAGTGAAATACAGAGCTGTCCGTCGGCCACATTTATCCCCTTGAACGAAGCCCAACCGGCTGCTCCGATAAGACCACTTCTGAACCATTGATCCCATGAAGACCATTGTGTCCAGGCGGATTTATCCACGTCCTTTTCATCCAGATCAAAGGAGAGAAACTCGGCTGTTTTTGGGTCCACCAGCCCCTTCTCTACCTTTACTTTAACTGAAGCTTTCAGCTTTCTGCCCTTAAGGAAACCTGTGGGTATGTTTTGTTGGATAGCTTGGGGAAGCTGCTCGAAATCCTTGATAAGGTCATCACCACGCAAAAAAACATCGTTGAGATAAACGTATCCAGTGCCTTCTTCATCCAGTTTTGTAGTCAGGTTTCCAACCTTGACAGAGCCGGCTCTGACGCCATCGATACTGATATTTCCGGGAGCGACTTCCGTAATCGCTAAAGATTGCCCTAAATCCCCTTCTTTGAACTTCGCATTAGAGACCTCACACTGATCTACAGTCACATTGCCCCTGACTGGAACAGAAAACTTGCTGGCCTGAGTCTTGACGGCCACCTGCCCCTCACCTGATAAGTGTGTTTTACCGACACTGAGCTTGAGTTCAGCATCCCCTTTATCACTGTCTTTGAGATGAGCAGAGAGCTTCTGTACCTGCCCACCCAGGTTTTGGGGCAGCTCAATGCGGGTATCTCGCCAATGAATCGAGGATGGCTGGCCATGGGTATTAACGGTCAGCCGGTTTGTTTCAATTTCGGTTTGAACCTGCCCCTGATGCAGAGCCCTTGAAAGCTTTAAATCTTCACCTCTGACATCAGCATGACAATTAACACTGTTACCAGAATCCGCTCCCAGCTTCTGATTGAGCCTCAGCCCGGCTGAAAAGGTTTTTGCACGACTGCTAAAACCTGTTGTATCCTCAGCCAGCTTACCCTCCATATGAACCTTATTCAGATCCAGGTGCGCTTGTGCTGTTCCGTTATTTTCTAGCTCCAGATGGCCTGCATCAAGTTCCAGGTCGACACTTCCAGACCCATTTTGAACTTCTTCTTTTGATAACTGCACCTTCAACTGCAGATGAAGGTCGCTGGTTCTGACCCTGAGGCCGGAGGACTGTTTTTCCAGTTCAGAGATCCAGTCAAAATCTTCCTCTTTGTCAGAGGTTATTAAATCCATAGGCTTGAGCTTTTTCTCACGGGCAACACCATACAGGACATCCGAAAGCCCTCCTGTATCCACTTCCATGGTATTCGCATTGACGGCCAGCGTTCTTTCCGTTTCACCCTGTATGCACTCAACAGGCTTGAGCTCATTAACCACCTTAAGCCCTTCCACCCTGCTCAGTGGCAAAGGCAGACCTTTTCTGGCTATCTCAAGATCATGAACCGTCAGATCAAATGGGTGCTCGAGCAGAGAAAACAGCATACTGATGCTTTCTTTTACCCCGACACTTAACCCCCCTGTAAATGCAAACAGGGCTGCCGGGTCCGGTTCATCCAGAGAAGCCTTTATTTTTCCTACGGAGACCCCTGTCCGGTCGAGCTGGAAGAATGTACCTTTCTGCCTGCGAATACGGTGAAGTGCCCTTAAAAAGCCTGTAATCCCCTTTCCCCTGATATAGGCATTAATTCCTGCTGCCACTCTGCCCTGAATACTGGCATCCATATCCTTGATTTCGATATCCATTTTAAGAGGCGGCTGACCGGGCACATTAACATTAACAGAGCCCTTAACATCCAAGGCAATTTTGGGGTAGGTCTGCCCCGTGTCCGAATCCAAAAGCTCCACTTTGTGGACTCTTAACTCAACATGCCTCAATTTGGCTTTGCCACCTCCCAGTGTGAGTCCGTCAAGATGAACAGTATGATCCTGTAACTCACCTCTATGCAGAGCTTTGAGAGATCGCAACAGCCTGAGGTAACTGCGAATCTCGTAATCCCTGGCCACTCTTGCCTGCTTTTTCTGTTTACGCAACAGCATCTGCTTTTTTTTCAGAATCCGGCGTTCATCAAGCGTTTTCTTTTCAGGCTTGCTGTGAATCGCGTCCCTGACCCTTTTCAACTGTTTGTTCAGTTGTCTGACGACGGCTGCCCTGCGGAAGCTGACTTTTGAGCGAACTTTTTTGAAGTCCAGCACCCAGATTATGACCGAAGCCAA
This window harbors:
- a CDS encoding peptidylprolyl isomerase translates to MNITDKKVALIHYTLKNARGEVLDSSEGHDPLAYLHGAGNIVAGLESALEGKAAGDKLEVSVEAAEAYGEYDESLVQPIPRSQFGDHDVEVGMQFHADTAIGPRIVTITAIEGDEVVIDANHQLAGEDLNFAVEVVEVRDATEEELDHGHVHGPGGHEH